One genomic window of Luteitalea pratensis includes the following:
- a CDS encoding protein kinase domain-containing protein, which translates to MNTPASIAHYQLLELIGQDGPVETWRARDARLQRTVAIQVLRRGPNTTQEAIDRFRRQAHVASLVTHPHICAVHNWGEDDGQPYVVRELLSGERLDQLLARGALAPDRVLELAIQLTGALCAVHRRGLVHGQLRPSHIRVTADGHVKVLGLGTAVADPNAAAPDLGAFATTAVDIETAAPFSAPTEADPYLSPEQVAGHPPVAVSDVFATGVLLYEMATGTAPFSGATGAELSRAILSTPPVPVRRVNRRVPAALAELIERALAKDPHQRQGSAQELLDALRDARRGSGVRWRPGTWGWRHSAVVAGALAVVAAGGLLAWSAGWIPKGPARARNTVLLSDIVNGTADPDFQGTLRQAVGVYLGQSPYLDIVSEERMRAGLQLMGRTDEMALTHDAAAQLCQRLAVQAMLEGSVSAVGPNTVINLVATDCENGTTIAREQAEVQRKEDVLRLLGTLTASVRTALGEPRTSLTAHNVPIEDATTPSLEALKAYTEAAAQRAAGREMDGIRWLEKAIAADPGFALAYTTLSTAYGGLGETGRSEQYARLAYEKAARVSERERLFIAYQYHDRVTGDQLKTREVLEVWSRTYPRDYRAPNALAVLLNRLGDFQAAAVQAEEARRRNPAHAFPLSNLAHARRGQGRFAEARSVAEQAIAQQLETVPMRRLLYQVTLLLGDPATAQQQVAWASSRPRGFDIVGAQAQDAAFHGRLDEARDLFGRVLAAAEEQKFPQIASGYLAWSAVTEALLGDRTRALAQARDVARTATAPEPALRAALALALAGAPDEAAAVVEQLRKVRPEDTFLQVAYVPAARAATALARSHPAEAVDTLRPAAPYQFGFIAALTPTYLEGAAYAQAGAHTEAARMFRLVVEHRGTDPFSPFLPMAQLGLARALAAAGDRNGSRRAYETLMGWWANADKSMALAPLVAAEYAALSTPTS; encoded by the coding sequence GTGAACACGCCTGCTTCGATCGCGCACTACCAGTTGCTCGAGCTCATCGGCCAGGACGGGCCGGTCGAGACCTGGCGTGCCCGTGACGCCCGGCTCCAGCGGACCGTGGCGATCCAGGTGCTGCGTCGCGGCCCGAACACGACGCAGGAAGCGATCGACCGCTTCCGGCGACAGGCCCACGTCGCCTCGCTCGTCACGCATCCCCACATCTGCGCGGTGCACAACTGGGGAGAGGACGACGGACAACCGTACGTTGTGCGCGAGCTGCTGTCGGGCGAGCGCCTCGACCAGTTGCTGGCGCGCGGCGCCCTGGCGCCCGATCGCGTCCTGGAGTTGGCCATCCAGCTCACCGGGGCGTTATGCGCCGTCCACCGGCGTGGCCTGGTGCATGGACAGCTGCGGCCGTCGCACATCCGGGTCACCGCCGACGGGCACGTGAAGGTCCTCGGGCTCGGGACGGCCGTGGCCGATCCCAATGCCGCGGCACCGGATCTGGGAGCCTTCGCGACGACCGCGGTCGACATCGAAACAGCGGCCCCGTTTTCGGCGCCGACGGAGGCCGATCCGTACCTCTCGCCGGAACAGGTGGCAGGGCATCCGCCGGTCGCGGTGAGCGATGTATTTGCGACGGGCGTGCTGCTCTACGAGATGGCGACCGGCACAGCACCATTCAGCGGCGCCACGGGGGCGGAGTTGTCCAGGGCCATCCTGTCTACGCCCCCCGTGCCGGTGAGGCGCGTCAACCGGCGCGTTCCCGCGGCGCTCGCCGAGCTGATCGAGCGCGCGCTCGCGAAGGACCCGCACCAACGCCAGGGATCCGCACAGGAGCTTCTCGACGCGTTGCGCGACGCACGTCGCGGCAGCGGTGTGCGCTGGCGTCCTGGCACGTGGGGCTGGCGCCATTCCGCTGTCGTGGCCGGCGCCCTGGCCGTCGTTGCAGCGGGTGGATTGCTGGCGTGGTCAGCCGGTTGGATTCCCAAGGGGCCGGCGCGCGCCCGCAACACGGTCCTCCTGAGCGACATCGTCAACGGCACGGCCGATCCGGACTTCCAGGGCACATTGCGGCAGGCCGTCGGCGTCTACCTTGGCCAGTCGCCGTACCTCGACATTGTGTCCGAGGAGCGCATGCGCGCCGGATTGCAGTTGATGGGACGGACCGACGAGATGGCGCTCACCCATGACGCCGCCGCGCAGTTGTGCCAGCGACTCGCCGTGCAGGCCATGCTCGAGGGCAGTGTATCGGCAGTCGGACCGAATACGGTGATCAACCTGGTCGCCACCGACTGCGAGAACGGCACGACCATCGCCCGCGAACAGGCCGAGGTCCAGCGCAAGGAAGATGTCCTGCGCCTACTCGGCACGCTGACTGCCTCGGTGCGCACGGCGCTCGGCGAGCCGCGGACCAGCCTGACGGCGCACAACGTGCCCATCGAGGATGCCACGACGCCGTCGCTCGAGGCGCTCAAGGCCTACACGGAAGCCGCGGCGCAGCGGGCCGCGGGGCGCGAGATGGACGGCATCCGTTGGCTCGAGAAGGCCATCGCCGCGGATCCGGGGTTCGCGCTCGCGTACACGACGCTGTCGACCGCATACGGTGGCCTCGGCGAGACGGGGCGCAGCGAGCAGTACGCGCGGCTGGCGTACGAGAAGGCGGCCCGCGTCAGCGAACGCGAGCGCCTCTTCATCGCCTACCAGTACCACGACCGTGTCACGGGCGATCAGCTGAAGACCCGCGAGGTGCTGGAGGTGTGGAGTCGCACGTATCCGCGCGACTACCGTGCGCCGAATGCGCTGGCGGTGCTTCTGAACCGGCTCGGTGACTTCCAGGCCGCGGCGGTGCAGGCCGAGGAGGCACGCCGGCGGAACCCGGCGCATGCCTTCCCGCTCTCCAACCTCGCGCACGCGCGCCGAGGACAGGGACGCTTTGCCGAGGCACGGTCTGTGGCCGAGCAGGCGATCGCGCAGCAACTCGAGACGGTGCCGATGCGCCGGCTGCTGTACCAGGTGACGTTGCTGCTCGGTGATCCGGCGACCGCGCAGCAGCAGGTGGCGTGGGCGTCGTCGCGACCGCGCGGATTCGACATCGTCGGCGCGCAGGCGCAGGATGCCGCGTTCCACGGCCGCCTCGACGAGGCGCGCGACCTGTTCGGGCGTGTGCTGGCTGCGGCCGAGGAGCAGAAATTCCCGCAGATCGCCTCGGGCTACCTGGCCTGGTCCGCGGTCACGGAGGCGCTGCTCGGGGATCGCACGCGTGCGCTGGCACAGGCGCGTGACGTGGCGCGCACCGCCACCGCGCCCGAACCCGCGCTCCGCGCCGCGCTGGCGCTGGCGCTGGCCGGCGCCCCGGACGAAGCCGCGGCCGTCGTCGAGCAACTGCGGAAGGTGCGTCCCGAGGACACGTTCCTGCAGGTCGCATACGTGCCGGCAGCGCGCGCCGCGACCGCGCTCGCTCGCAGCCATCCGGCAGAAGCGGTCGACACGCTGCGACCTGCGGCACCGTACCAGTTCGGCTTCATCGCCGCGCTCACGCCAACCTACCTGGAGGGCGCGGCCTATGCACAGGCCGGCGCCCACACCGAAGCGGCGCGGATGTTCCGGCTGGTCGTAGAACATCGCGGCACCGATCCGTTCTCTCCGTTCCTGCCGATGGCGCAGCTCGGGCTCGCGCGCGCGCTCGCCGCGGCCGGCGACCGCAACGGCAGCCGCCGGGCCTACGAGACGTTGATGGGATGGTGGGCGAACGCGGACAAGAGCATGGCGCTCGCGCCGCTGGTGGCGGCCGAGTACGCCGCTCTTTCGACGCCGACGTCATGA
- a CDS encoding sigma-70 family RNA polymerase sigma factor, producing MAFRSPSMVLQAPAAPAWHDTPRQRFLDALPIVGSVIRDLGRRYHLSRDEREEFAGNVNLRLMDGDYAVLRQFQGRSSLSTYLRTVITRQFLDARAKAWGRWHPSADALRLGPTAVALEQLIARQRLPLEQAIATMRSRGETLEEGRLREMADRLPRRASRCRIVDATALEYVAASDPSPEQALADERAADARAATSVALRHATAALTVREQMLLRLRYEQGATVAEIARMLGEDQKPLYRHLERVLVKLRRALEACGVSADHVRALTTIPLDESRGADAIAC from the coding sequence ATGGCCTTCCGTTCCCCCTCGATGGTCCTGCAGGCACCGGCCGCGCCTGCGTGGCACGACACACCGCGACAGCGATTCCTCGACGCGTTGCCGATCGTCGGCAGCGTGATCCGCGATCTCGGGCGGCGATATCACCTCTCGCGCGACGAGCGCGAGGAATTCGCGGGCAACGTCAACCTGCGGCTCATGGACGGCGATTACGCGGTCTTGCGTCAGTTCCAGGGTCGCAGCAGCCTGTCCACCTACCTGCGGACCGTGATCACCCGGCAGTTCCTGGATGCGCGAGCGAAGGCGTGGGGCCGATGGCACCCCTCGGCCGATGCCCTGCGCCTGGGCCCGACGGCGGTGGCGTTGGAGCAACTGATCGCGCGTCAACGCCTGCCCCTCGAGCAAGCGATCGCGACGATGCGGTCGCGGGGGGAGACGCTCGAGGAGGGGAGATTGCGCGAGATGGCCGATCGGCTGCCGCGGCGCGCCTCCAGATGCCGGATCGTGGATGCCACCGCGCTCGAGTACGTAGCCGCGAGTGATCCGTCTCCTGAACAGGCGCTCGCCGACGAGCGCGCTGCCGACGCGCGCGCAGCGACGAGCGTGGCGCTGCGGCACGCGACCGCGGCGTTGACGGTCCGGGAGCAGATGCTGCTGCGGCTCCGCTACGAGCAGGGGGCCACGGTGGCCGAGATCGCGCGGATGCTGGGCGAGGACCAGAAGCCTCTGTACCGGCATCTCGAACGCGTGCTGGTCAAGCTTCGCCGCGCCCTCGAAGCGTGCGGTGTTTCTGCCGACCACGTCCGCGCGCTGACCACCATCCCCCTGGACGAATCTCGTGGCGCGGACGCCATCGCCTGCTGA